In Nitrospirota bacterium, the DNA window GGCTTTGCTATTCTTTAATTATAAATCGGGAAAAATGACCGCAATGAAAACGATTTATCTTCAAATGTTAAAGGAGATCCTGATGAGACAAACGTGGATGGGTGTGGTTCTGCTATTATTTTTGTTTCCTAATCTGGTTTCAGCCCAGGATCAGAAAAAGGGTGCGCTCTCTCCTCTGCTGAATCACGCCTCCAGCCATTCCACTTCCGGAAATACCGGAGAGATTTCTTTGGTGGGCTATACGCCCCTGATCGCAGCCACCTTTTCCGGCGATATCAAAACGGCGCAGGCTTTGGTTGAAAAAGGAGCCCAGGTCAACTCGGCAGATCAATCGGGTGATACCCCCCTGATGTTTGCATCCTTAAGCGGATACGCCAAGATTGTTCAATTCCTGTTAAATAAAGGAGCAAAAGTCAACGCCAGGGACCATTTTGGTGAAACCGCATTGATTGCCGCAGCCATGAATGGTCAGACGCTGATCGTTCAGATGTTGATAGAAAAGGGAGCTGATATGAATTTGCAAGATAATCATGGAATGACCGCCTTGATGATATCAGCCGGCAATGGGCAATATAGTACGGTCAGAGCACTGATTAAGAGCGGGGCCAGGTTGAACCTCAAAGATCAAAACGGAAAAACAGCTTTATCGTACGCAAAAAGCAAGGGGGACACCTCCTTGATTCAGATCCTTCAGGCCGCCGGCGCGACAGCCTGATCGCAAGTTTTCTCTTTTTGAGATTTTTATAAAGGATCTGGGAATGGCAGGTTTTAGCGGGTCAGTACTTTACCATCGTCGGGCGCACCCACGTGCCAATCTCGAACTTCAAGCCGATTTTAGAATTCTCCTTTCCGATACGCCAACAGAAGACCAGCGCCAAAAAGCAAAAACCGAAACGCTCGGAGGCGGGGGGTTGATGTTCGTTTCCCCCATTCAACTCTCGCTAGGGAATCGGCTGGAAATGAGGCTCTTCTATATGACGTTTGTCCTGGAATTTGTCGCGGAAGTGGTCTGGATTGAGCAGCTCGTCGGGAACGAGACGGAAGAATTCAAATGCGGGCTCCGGTACGTGGATATTGCTGACGGAGATCTCGCGTATATTCATTACATCCTCTACTCAAATCAAGAGAGCATCGAAGGTTAATAAAAAAACAGGTTGACAAAAACCTTCACCTGTTGCGTTCTCGCTTTTCGGTCTCCTTCAACGTACGTAACATGTACGCCTCAGTCGCCCTTCAAACTGCGGTCTGGCGACCCACAGACAAAAATTAAATTAGCGGAATTCCTCGGCAGGGGACATCTGAAAGTTTTTGTCAACCTGCTAAATACTCGTTAGCTTCTCGAATGTAAGTATTAAACGGATCCTCCATCGAAAAAGTCTTTTTCCCTTCAATCTGAATTTGAGTCCAGTTAATGAGATAACGGTTCTTTGACTCAATTCCTTTGCGATCACGTTTTTCCAGAATTGATTTTGCAATCTCGCCACGGGCGGAGGCGCGGGTATTTCGAGGTGGCGAATCCATAGCAAGCCGTATGGCCGGATCAGAGGTCTGACGGGTCACCTCTCTCTCTTCTCCCAGGGCAAAACTAAGACCCTTGTCGGGATTCAGGTTATGATATTCCAGATCGAGGCTGATGGCCCAGGGATCGTTCCAGCTCTTTTCTTCTGATTTTAAAAAAAGCTCAATCAGCCATTTTTTCGAAATCCAGTCTATTTTACCGACCAATTGATAAGGATCGTTCGCTAAAGCTTCGAGCGTTTTTCCCCACTCCGCAATGACCCAATCCGCGTCCGGGTCTTTTCCCGAAAGATGCTTTTTTGCAGCCCGTTGGAGTTTGGATTGCAGTTCAATGGCTGAAAGCTTATGTCCATTTTCAAGCGTGACGACCCACTGTTGGGTCGCATCCCGGGAGATCTGTTTCAGGTCGAGGACAGGCTCCTGAAGCATCAATCCTTCGGGGCAAAACCCCTCCTCGATTAATGAGAGCATCAGCGAAGTGGTTCCGAGCTTTAAGGCGGTGGCATATTCCAGCATGTTTGAGTCGCCCAGCAGGAGATGAATTCTCCGGTACCGGGAGGGATCCGCTAACGGTTCGTCACGGGTATTGATGATGGCCCGATTAAACTGGACCCATTGATAAAAATCATTAACGATATGATCCGCCCTTTGCGAGAGCTGAAAGTTTACCTCTGGAAATTTCGATTCTCCGAGGAGGATCCACCCGTCCGGGACAAAATGAGCGCCGACTCTGCCGGACCCGGTAAAAATCTGTCGTGTGACAAGAAATGGAATCATCTGGCCGAGACCTTCGTAAGTGAAGGGAAAATCGCGTGAGACAAGATAATTTTCGTGAGATCCGAAAGTTGAGCCGGTATGGTGGTCGATATTGTTTTTGATGATGGAAACATTTTCAGAAAATCCGGTTTCGGTTAGAGCCTCCTGTAAAATCAGATCGCCGGCCCGGTCGTAAGAAACAATGTCGGAAAGAGAGATACATTCCGGTGACGCATATTCAAGGTGCCCCATATCGAGATAGATTCTGCCGCCATTGAGAAGGAAACCGCCGTTTCCGGGGGGTTCGTCATGGGCCCGCTGGTGCAGGTCGACCAGGCCTAATTTTTTTTTCTTAAGGATGTAGTCTTTAATCCTGAATGAGATCTCTTCAGGGGATTCGGCCGGACTCTCCTGATTGACCAGACAGCCATATTCCGTTTCTAAACCGATAATCCTCTGTATCATCTAACGAAGCCATTCCCTGATACGGGGTTGAATTTCGTCTTGTAAAAGCGCCTTGAATTTGGAGGTGCCCGGGATTGTTTTATCGAGGAGGGCGATTTCGGGAGTGAAATGATCCAGCTTTTCTTTTAAAAGCCGGTCTATTTCGGAAGATACGGGAAGAACATCTTCCGCACCTTCAGGCGGAACGGGGTGAAGCGATACGGCCC includes these proteins:
- a CDS encoding proteasome accessory factor PafA2 family protein → MIQRIIGLETEYGCLVNQESPAESPEEISFRIKDYILKKKKLGLVDLHQRAHDEPPGNGGFLLNGGRIYLDMGHLEYASPECISLSDIVSYDRAGDLILQEALTETGFSENVSIIKNNIDHHTGSTFGSHENYLVSRDFPFTYEGLGQMIPFLVTRQIFTGSGRVGAHFVPDGWILLGESKFPEVNFQLSQRADHIVNDFYQWVQFNRAIINTRDEPLADPSRYRRIHLLLGDSNMLEYATALKLGTTSLMLSLIEEGFCPEGLMLQEPVLDLKQISRDATQQWVVTLENGHKLSAIELQSKLQRAAKKHLSGKDPDADWVIAEWGKTLEALANDPYQLVGKIDWISKKWLIELFLKSEEKSWNDPWAISLDLEYHNLNPDKGLSFALGEEREVTRQTSDPAIRLAMDSPPRNTRASARGEIAKSILEKRDRKGIESKNRYLINWTQIQIEGKKTFSMEDPFNTYIREANEYLAG
- a CDS encoding PilZ domain-containing protein: MAGFSGSVLYHRRAHPRANLELQADFRILLSDTPTEDQRQKAKTETLGGGGLMFVSPIQLSLGNRLEMRLFYMTFVLEFVAEVVWIEQLVGNETEEFKCGLRYVDIADGDLAYIHYILYSNQESIEG
- a CDS encoding ankyrin repeat domain-containing protein; the protein is MRQTWMGVVLLLFLFPNLVSAQDQKKGALSPLLNHASSHSTSGNTGEISLVGYTPLIAATFSGDIKTAQALVEKGAQVNSADQSGDTPLMFASLSGYAKIVQFLLNKGAKVNARDHFGETALIAAAMNGQTLIVQMLIEKGADMNLQDNHGMTALMISAGNGQYSTVRALIKSGARLNLKDQNGKTALSYAKSKGDTSLIQILQAAGATA